The [Pantoea] beijingensis genomic sequence ATTAGCATTGATTTCAAGCCCAACAATATAGCTATCTCCTTCGGTACAAAGATAACCCGCCATCGATCCCAGCGTTTCTGCCAGTACTGCCGAGGCACCGCCATGCAACAACCCAAAAGGCTGCCGGGTACGGTGGTCAACCGACATCAACGCTTCAATCGCATCATCATGCAATGCAATAAACCGGATCCCAAGATGCTCAACCAGCGTTCCTGCGCTATGCTGGTTAAGCATGTCAAGCGTGGCATCTCGCGTCCAGATAGGCATCAAATCAGCTCCAACAGTACCTGCAAGGGATGACGCATCCCATTGCCTTCAATACGCTTGACCTGACTCCGGCAGGAGTAGCCCGTTGCCAGACAGCGCTGCCGTGGCAATTTCTGCAAGGCCTGGTGCCAGGACAGTTCATAAATTCCCAAAGAGTTATCCAGATTTTTGGTTTCATGCCCGTATGTCCCGGCCATGCCGCAACATCCTACACTGACATTTTCCAGCCTGGCACCAAAGCGGGCGAAAATATTGGCCCACTGGTTTGGTGTTGATGGCAACGCCGTGACCTCAGTACAGTGCCCAAAAAGGTACCACGCCTCCCCCGTTTGTGCAGGAGACTCCCGACGGTCAAGGGCCTGCTGCAGCCATTCGTGCACCAACTGGACGTGGAATTCCCCGCGTTTATCAGCGAGTACCTGCTGATATTCATCGCGATAACAGAGCACGAGCGCCGGATCGACCCCAACCATCGGCATGCCTAATTTCGCCACGCGATTGAGGAAATCAGCGGTTTTCTGCGCCGTCCGCGCGAAACGCTGTAGAAAACCTTTAATATGCTGAGCCTTACCATTCGGTGAAAAAGGTAACAGTACAGCACGATAGCCAAGCTTCTCAATCAACTGGACAAAGTCCGCCACCAACTGCGCTTCATAATAGCTGGTGAACGGATCCTGAACCACCAGCACCGTATTCTGCCGCTGCTCCGACGTTAGCGTTTCCAGATCTTCCAATGTCATACCCGCCGCACTGTGCCCCGCCAACTGTTGCTTTAGCGTCGGCGATGAGAGTAGCGGCAGATCGACCATACCGATATGTTTTTTGCTCAGCTCACGCAGCCATGGCTGACGCAGGAAAAAGTTGAAGGTTTTTGGTGCTCGGGCCATTAAAGGAGCATAGTTTTCCACGCCAGCAACCAAATGATCGCTTACTGGTCGCAGATAACGCGTGTGGTAAAGTTGCAAGAAGCGAGAGCGAAAACCCGGCACATCAATTTTAATCGGGCATTGCGTTGAGCAGGCTTTACAAGCCAGGCAGCCAGACATCGCCTCTTTTACTTCGTGCGAGAAGTCATATTCCCCTTTTCTTGCATGCCAGCTATTGCGGGTTCGTTCGATTAAACCACGTAAGCTAATGCCTGAAGCTGGCAGTTGCTTTTCCAATACCAGCGGATCAACCCCTTTATCAGCCAACAGACGCAACCATTCTCGCGTTAAGGTAGCCCGACCTTTTGGCGAGTGGATACGGTTGCCGGTGATTTTCATGGAAGGGCACATGGGGCTGCGCGCGTCAAAGTTAAAACACAGGCCGTTGCCATTACACTCCATCGCACCACGCCAGTCGGTGCGAACATTGACGGGGATCTGGCGGTCAAACGCTCCTCGCTTTTCAGCATCGACACGCATCATTGGCCGCTCAGCACCTTCTGGTGCACAGATTTTACCGGGATTGAGCCGGTTTGCGGGATCGAATGCCGCTTTGATGCGACGGAGTTCATTGTAGAGTACATCACCAAAAAATGCCGGACTGTATTCTGCACGAAAACCTTTACCGTGCTCACCCCAAAGCAAACCACCATAGCGCGCGGTCAGCGCCACAACCTCATCAGATATCTGTTTCATCAGCATTTCCTGCTGCGGATCGCACATGTCCAGAGCCGGTCTGACATGAAGCACGCCGGCATCAACATGCCCGAACATACCGTAACTGAGGTTGTGGCTATCCAGCAGAGCACGAAACTCAACGATATAGTCAGCCAGGTGCTGAGGTGGCACTGCGGTATCTTCAACAAAGGGAATCGGTTTCGCGCTACCTTTCGCGTTGCCCAATAGCCCAACGGCTTTTTTGCGCATCGCATAAATACGTTCAATCCCCGTAAGATCGTCACAAAGTTGGTAACCGATAACTCCGCCCTGTCGTTCCGCCATTAACATATCAAGACGCTGACACAGCGCCTCAACCTGGCCATCGATCAGTGCTTTATCATCGCCAGCGAACTCAACTATGTTCAGGCCCAGCATCTCACGATCGGGAACATCGGTAATCAGTTCCCGAACCGAATGCCACACAATGTCTTCTCGTGCCAGGTTTAATACTTTTGAATCGACGGTTTCCACCGATAATGCCTGCGCTTCCACCATAAAAGGCGCATTGCGTAGCGCCGAATCGAAAGCGTCATATTTAATATTCACTAGCCGGCGAACCTTCGGCAACGGCGTAATGTCCAGTTTTGCTTCGGCAATAAATGCCAGCGTTCCTTCCGCACCGCAGAGAATACGCGTTAAATCTACATGCTGTAGATCGTCACTCAGCACATGGCGCAAATCATAGCCGGTTAGAAAGCGGTTCAGTTTGGGGAATTTTTCGAGGATCAGCGAACGCTGTTCGCGGCAGCTCGCCAGCACAGTACGATAAATCCGGCCTTCCGCCGTAGTGTCCTGCGCCAGTTGTTCCGCAAGCGCTACCGGAATTTCACGCGTGTCAAGGATATCTCCGCCCAGCAAAACCGCGCGTAGTCCCAGCACATGGTCGGACGTTTTGCCATAAACCAGCGAGCCCTGACCAGAAGCATCGGTATTAATCATTCCCCCCAGCGTGGCACGGTTACTGGTGGAAAGCTCTGGCGAGAAAAAATAACCGAACGGCTTAAGGTAGGCATTAAGCTGATCTTTGATCACTCCCGCTTCAACTCTTACCCATCCCTGTTCTGGATTAATTTCCAGGATACGATTCATATGCCGCGACAGATCGACCACAATGCCCTGGTTAAGCGACTGTCCGTTCGTACCGGTGCCACCACCTCGTGGCGTAAACACCAGGCTGGTAAAACGTGACTCGCCGGCGATACGCGCGATGAGCGCGACGTCCGCAGTGGAACGTGGAAATATCACCGCATCCGGCAGCAACTGATAAATGCTGTTATCCGTTGACATGGTAAGACGATCGGCATAGCTGGTGGCGATATCGCCGGTGAAGCCCTGCTGCTCTAACGCTTGCAAAAAAGTGAGCACCAGTTGAACAAGACCAGGCGCCTGGGAAATCTGTGGGATCATTATCGGGTGACCAGTAAGTTATGTTAATCGTTTGCGTCGCGCTATAAGCGCATTATTCGTTTTATCATATTTTTTTATTACCTGCCTTTTTTTCAGGAAGACGGATAGCAGAATGCCAATATGCACTGTTGAAAAGCAAAAAAATGCACCATTATTAACAAGGTGCGCGATGCTTAACGGGTGAGGCTTCATCCTGCGCCATTTTATGGCTTAAACATTTTGTGTACGCGCGGATATAGCACGAATTTTATTTCCGCATCGATGGTTTCTGCCTGCGCCAATCAGCCGGTATACACTCGCCGACAACACGATTTAACACCGCTATTTAAGTGCGAAAAACAATGAAGGATTTATTTGAAGGATTAATGTTCATATGAAAAACCTGCAACGGGACGTGGATTTACCGCAGATTATCTTCACCTTGATGTTTGTCATCATCATGATCGTGGCCTGCTTTTGGATCGTGCAACCTTTTATTCTCGGATTCGCCTGGGCCAGCATGGTGGTTATTGCTACATGGCCACTGATGATTGCGCTGCAAGGTTGGCTATGGGGACGTCGTTCGCTGGCCGTGATTGTAATGACCCTGCTGCTGGTTTTGCTCTTTGTGATCCCGGTTGCGCTGCTGGTCAATAGCCTGATCGATAACAGTGGACCACTAATCAACTGGGCAAAATCGGGACGTTTGGTCATCCCCCAATTGCTCTGGTTACAGGACCTGCCTATGGTTGGCAATAAACTCTATAGCAGTTATCAAACGCTGATCGAAGGCGGCGGTGGCGCAGTGATGGCCAAATTACAGCCCTACGTTGGCCGTACTACCGGCTTCTTTGTCTCACAGGCCGGACACTTTGGTCGTTTTATGATCCATCTTGGTCTGATGCTGTTATTCAGCGTGCTGCTTTATTGGCGTGGAGAGCAAGTGGGCAACGGTATTCGTCATTTTGCCTTCCGCCTCGCATCTCACCGCGGAGACGCGGCGGTGCTGCTGGCAGGCCAGGCTGTTCGCGCTGTTGCCCTAGGTGTCGTCGTAACGGCACTGGTACAAGGTGTACTGGGGGGGATTGGGTTGGTCGTCACCGGTATCCCTTACGCAACGCTGCTAACGGTATTGATGATCTTATGCTGTCTGGTACAGCTTGGGCCATTACTTGTGCTGGTCCCGGCAATTATCTGGCTTTACTGGAGCGGCGACACCACCTGGGGAACGGTGCTTTTGGTCTGGAGTTGTGTGGTCGGCACACTGGATAACGTCTTGCGTCCGATGCTCATCCGTATGGGGGCTGATTTACCCATGATTCTGATTCTCTCCGGCGTTATCGGCGGACTCATCGCTTTTGGGATGATCGGATTATTTATCGGGCCAGTGGTATTGGCCGTCTCTTATCGACTGGTTTCCGTCTGGATGCACGAGGCCCCGGAACCAACAAACGCACCCGAGGGTGTTATTGGGACGCCGGCTGAATCACAGAGTGAGATTTCAACTCAACAAAAATAACCCCCATGACCATTGAGACAGTCGAAAGGAGTTGACTGTCTTATCAACCCAGCAATTTCATTAGCATTATTTATTAGTAACCCCCCTTTTTTCCTCCTGACAGTGCAAAAGCCTGGTCATTTCCCTCTTTCTCGTCGCTATTTTGGTAATTAATACATTTTTTGCGTCAAAAAAGATTATGAGCCTTAAACTATTAAGAGGATTCCTAATGACGAATGAATCGATGCTGCATACTATGAACGCCATGTTTAGAGTCACCTTTGATTTCAAAACACCCTGCTCCCTCAGATATCAGAATTGCTGTGTGTAGTCTTTGCCCATCCCAAGCGATGGGCTTTTTTTTTGCCCGCAAACTAAAAAAGGCCAGATAAACTGACCTTTTACTGAATATTAATAAAATGATGTTAGCTAATTTTTGCCAGGCTCAACCAGGTTTGAACTACGGTATCAGGATTAAGCGAAAGGCTATCAATGCCTTCCTGCATCAACCAGGCGGCAAAATCTTCATGATCGGACGGCCCCTGGCCGCAGATTCCGACATACTTACCCTGTTTCTTCGCTGCACGGATTGCCATTGATAGCAGTGCTTTTACTGCGTCGTTACGTTCATCAAACAGTTCTGAAACTACGCCCGAATCACGATCCAGACCTAATGCCAGTTGTGTCATATCGTTTGACCCAATGGAGAAACCATCAAAGTATTCGAGGAACTGCTCAGCCAGCAGCGCATTTGATGGAATTTCGCACATCATGATCAGTTTCAGACCGTTTTCACCGCGCTTTAGCCCCTGACGTTCGAGCTCTTCCACCACCGCTTTTGCCTGCGCTACGGTGCGTACAAACGGCACCATAATTTCAACATTTGTAAGCCCCATATCGTTGCGCACGCGCTTAACCGCCTCACACTCCAGCGCGAAACAGTCTCTGAAACGATCGGAAACGTAACGCCCTGCACCACGGAAGCCCAGCATCGGGTTCTCTTCTTCAGGCTCGTAACGTTCCCCGCCCACCAGATTGGCATACTCATTCGATTTAAAGTCCGACAACCGCACAATCACACGTTTTGGCGCAAATGCGGCGCCCAGTGTGGCAATCCCTTCGGTCAGGCGTCCGATATAAAATTCAACGGGATCGTCAAAACCTTTCATCAGGCCAGTAATTTGTTGCTGCAACTCGGGCGTTTGCTGATCGAATTCCAGTAACGCCTTAGGGTGCACACCGATCATACGGTTAATAATAAACTCCAGACGGGCCAGCCCAACACCTTCATTTGGCAAACAGGCAAAATCAAAGGCACGGTCAGGATTACCCACGTTCATCATTATTTTCAGTGGCAGCGTCGGCATCTCTTCTATTTGTGAACTGGTCACGTCAAAGTCGAGCAGTTCATCATACACATAGCCAGTATCACCTTCAGCACAGGAAACGGTAACCTGATGTCCCTCTTTTAACTTCTCGGTTGCATCTCCGCAGCCCACAACGGCAGGTATCCCCAGCTCGCGCGCGATGATCGCAGCATGACAGGTGCGTCCCCCCCGATTCGTGACAATAGCTGAAGCTTTTTTCATGATCGGCTCCCAGTCGGGATCGGTCATATCAGTAACCAGCACGTCGCCTTTTTCAATGCGGTTCATCTCACTGATATCATGGATGACCTTCACCGCACCGGCGCCAATACGGTGACCGATGGCACGCCCTTCAATAACCACTTTTCCGGTCCCCTGCAGGGAGTAACGTTCCATTACCTGACCGTTTGAGCGAACCGTTTCCGGACGTGCCTGCACAATAAACAGCTTGCCAGTATGGCCATCTTTCGCCCATTCGATATCCATAGGACGCTTATAATGCTTCTCAATTTCTACCGCCTGGTGAGCCAGCGCCTGTACCTCATCATCCGTCAGGCAAAAACGATCGCGATCCTGTTCCGGCACATCCTCGATTCGTACCTGTTCGCCATGCGTTTGTGAATCGGCATAGACCATACGAATTTTTTTCGAACCCATATTGCGACGGACAATAGCTGGACGATTTGCTGCCAGCGTTGGCTTGTGCACATAGAATTCGTCAGGGTTTACGGCACCCTGTACCACCATTTCCCCCAGCCCCAGCGCGGCGGTAATAAAGACGACCTGATCAAAACCCGATTCGGTATCAATGGTAAACATGACGCCGGAGGAGGCAAGGTCCGAGCGCACCATCCGCTGAACACCCGCAGACAATGCAACGCCGCGATGATCGTAACCTTGATGAACGCGATAGGAAATCGCACGGTCGTTAAATAAAGAGGCATACACATGCTTGACGGCAACCATCACCGCATCAATACCCTGCACGTTTAAAAAGGTTTCCTGCTGTCCGGCGAAAGAGGCATCGGGCATATCTTCCGCCGTCGCGGATGAACGAACGGCAAATGAAGCCTCGGCATCGTCAGACGAGAGTTGGGTATAAGCCTCAAGGATAGCTTTTTCCAGTTCAGGCTGGAACGGTGTGTCGACAATCCACTGGCGGATCTGTTTACCGGCTTTTGCTAACTCGTCAACATCGTCAATATCGGTTTTATCCAGCAGATCGTAGATACGCTGATTAACGCCACTTTGATCGAGAAATTGATTGAAGGCATCTGACGTTGTCGCAAAGCCGTTCGGGACGGATACGCCCAGCGAGGACAAATTAGTAATCATTTCACCCAGAGAGGCATTTTTGCCTCCCACCCGATCAACATCATGCATGCCAAGCTGGTTGTACCAGAGCACTAGCGGCAGTTCGCCTTTATTGGACATTGAAACAATCCTTTTAAGATAATTGGGGCACAAGGAAACATACTTTACATCGGGCATCGCCCCGACTGGTTAAAAACCAGCGAAGCATGCAGTATTACGCACCCTGAGCCTGGCACATTCGTTTGATAATAAGGAAGAGGTGAATCGTTCAAGCAGCTAAAAAAAAGGCTTTTTAAGAAAACTCCGCCAATAAATCCCCCGTTGCGCAACAACACGACATTTCAATAACACATTTATTTTCATAAAGATAAGTGATAACACCTCGAAAGCTGGCATTTTTGATTGCGCAACAGCGTGTGGGGGGAAATTAACCTTTACGTTGTGACTCAGATACGATATTTGACGCAATAAAAAAGAAACGCCATTTCACTTAGTTGTACTTTTAATTACAGCGCATTCCGGAAAAATAAAAAATTCCGTTTTTTATTCTAAGATTTTTTATAGGCTATGGTGCAGTCAATGCAAATTATGACGCGTTTTTTGACGCCGTCAGTAATCCCCCAAAGTTAGCAGGAGATAAAATGGACGTAGCGGGTGAAAGAAGTGTTTTCTTTATTTCTGATGGCACGGCAATCACCGCGGAAGTGGTAGGACACGCCGCGATGTCACAATTCCCGGTCGGGATAAATAGCGTAACCCTTCCTTTTGTTGAAAATGTACAGCGCGCTCAGGCCGTAAAAGGGCAAATTAACGCGCTCTTTCAAAAGAGCG encodes the following:
- a CDS encoding hotdog fold thioesterase, whose amino-acid sequence is MPIWTRDATLDMLNQHSAGTLVEHLGIRFIALHDDAIEALMSVDHRTRQPFGLLHGGASAVLAETLGSMAGYLCTEGDSYIVGLEINANHIRSVREGEVRGVCRAIHLGRTHQVWQIDVMDAQNRLCCTSRLTTAVMQTSS
- the ydiJ gene encoding D-2-hydroxyglutarate dehydrogenase YdiJ; its protein translation is MIPQISQAPGLVQLVLTFLQALEQQGFTGDIATSYADRLTMSTDNSIYQLLPDAVIFPRSTADVALIARIAGESRFTSLVFTPRGGGTGTNGQSLNQGIVVDLSRHMNRILEINPEQGWVRVEAGVIKDQLNAYLKPFGYFFSPELSTSNRATLGGMINTDASGQGSLVYGKTSDHVLGLRAVLLGGDILDTREIPVALAEQLAQDTTAEGRIYRTVLASCREQRSLILEKFPKLNRFLTGYDLRHVLSDDLQHVDLTRILCGAEGTLAFIAEAKLDITPLPKVRRLVNIKYDAFDSALRNAPFMVEAQALSVETVDSKVLNLAREDIVWHSVRELITDVPDREMLGLNIVEFAGDDKALIDGQVEALCQRLDMLMAERQGGVIGYQLCDDLTGIERIYAMRKKAVGLLGNAKGSAKPIPFVEDTAVPPQHLADYIVEFRALLDSHNLSYGMFGHVDAGVLHVRPALDMCDPQQEMLMKQISDEVVALTARYGGLLWGEHGKGFRAEYSPAFFGDVLYNELRRIKAAFDPANRLNPGKICAPEGAERPMMRVDAEKRGAFDRQIPVNVRTDWRGAMECNGNGLCFNFDARSPMCPSMKITGNRIHSPKGRATLTREWLRLLADKGVDPLVLEKQLPASGISLRGLIERTRNSWHARKGEYDFSHEVKEAMSGCLACKACSTQCPIKIDVPGFRSRFLQLYHTRYLRPVSDHLVAGVENYAPLMARAPKTFNFFLRQPWLRELSKKHIGMVDLPLLSSPTLKQQLAGHSAAGMTLEDLETLTSEQRQNTVLVVQDPFTSYYEAQLVADFVQLIEKLGYRAVLLPFSPNGKAQHIKGFLQRFARTAQKTADFLNRVAKLGMPMVGVDPALVLCYRDEYQQVLADKRGEFHVQLVHEWLQQALDRRESPAQTGEAWYLFGHCTEVTALPSTPNQWANIFARFGARLENVSVGCCGMAGTYGHETKNLDNSLGIYELSWHQALQKLPRQRCLATGYSCRSQVKRIEGNGMRHPLQVLLELI
- the ydiK gene encoding AI-2E family transporter YdiK; this encodes MKNLQRDVDLPQIIFTLMFVIIMIVACFWIVQPFILGFAWASMVVIATWPLMIALQGWLWGRRSLAVIVMTLLLVLLFVIPVALLVNSLIDNSGPLINWAKSGRLVIPQLLWLQDLPMVGNKLYSSYQTLIEGGGGAVMAKLQPYVGRTTGFFVSQAGHFGRFMIHLGLMLLFSVLLYWRGEQVGNGIRHFAFRLASHRGDAAVLLAGQAVRAVALGVVVTALVQGVLGGIGLVVTGIPYATLLTVLMILCCLVQLGPLLVLVPAIIWLYWSGDTTWGTVLLVWSCVVGTLDNVLRPMLIRMGADLPMILILSGVIGGLIAFGMIGLFIGPVVLAVSYRLVSVWMHEAPEPTNAPEGVIGTPAESQSEISTQQK
- the ppsA gene encoding phosphoenolpyruvate synthase produces the protein MSNKGELPLVLWYNQLGMHDVDRVGGKNASLGEMITNLSSLGVSVPNGFATTSDAFNQFLDQSGVNQRIYDLLDKTDIDDVDELAKAGKQIRQWIVDTPFQPELEKAILEAYTQLSSDDAEASFAVRSSATAEDMPDASFAGQQETFLNVQGIDAVMVAVKHVYASLFNDRAISYRVHQGYDHRGVALSAGVQRMVRSDLASSGVMFTIDTESGFDQVVFITAALGLGEMVVQGAVNPDEFYVHKPTLAANRPAIVRRNMGSKKIRMVYADSQTHGEQVRIEDVPEQDRDRFCLTDDEVQALAHQAVEIEKHYKRPMDIEWAKDGHTGKLFIVQARPETVRSNGQVMERYSLQGTGKVVIEGRAIGHRIGAGAVKVIHDISEMNRIEKGDVLVTDMTDPDWEPIMKKASAIVTNRGGRTCHAAIIARELGIPAVVGCGDATEKLKEGHQVTVSCAEGDTGYVYDELLDFDVTSSQIEEMPTLPLKIMMNVGNPDRAFDFACLPNEGVGLARLEFIINRMIGVHPKALLEFDQQTPELQQQITGLMKGFDDPVEFYIGRLTEGIATLGAAFAPKRVIVRLSDFKSNEYANLVGGERYEPEEENPMLGFRGAGRYVSDRFRDCFALECEAVKRVRNDMGLTNVEIMVPFVRTVAQAKAVVEELERQGLKRGENGLKLIMMCEIPSNALLAEQFLEYFDGFSIGSNDMTQLALGLDRDSGVVSELFDERNDAVKALLSMAIRAAKKQGKYVGICGQGPSDHEDFAAWLMQEGIDSLSLNPDTVVQTWLSLAKIS